The Bacteroides fragilis NCTC 9343 genome includes the window AATCCCTGATTCATAAACATCTCGGGAACATGCTTTCCTCCTCCCTCCAATCCACCGCCATGAAACCAGACGATCGTCGGAAAGCCTTTCTTCCCGACCGGATAGTAAACATCGAGTTTGCAACGCTCTTTACGGTAACCGTCCGTTTCCCCCGCAGGAATATACGAAATGTCTTTTACTGTTTTGTACGTCTCCTGTGCCTGTAAGGTCAAGCCAATCAACAGGAGAATGAATGATAAATACTTTCTCATGCTATTAAGTGTTTGTGAATTACTTGGGCAAATATACTACAATAACGACATTGTTTGAAAAATAATGCGTTCCTTTATATACTCAATATCAAAAAAGTATAGAGAAATAACTGTATTAATCCCAATTTAATTACCTTTGTCAATATCATAACCTCCAAACACTTATTTTAATATGAGAAAGATCACCCTCATCATGTTTACGCTGCTAATCTGTGCAGCGCAACAAGTAAAGGCACAAACTGACAGTATGCTCATCCGGCCGACAGTAGATAAAAGAGTCGAACTACTTAGCATTATTTTCCGTTTAACGGGTAATCCGGAGTATAACAGAAACGATTTCAAACTCTACACAGACCGCATCGAATCGCATTTTTCTCCCTATAAAAACCACGAACTTATATCATTCGCACGCTCGTTGGTCAAGACTGACGGTGTTTCATACGATGCAGTGATGAGTATGGCCATCAATCTCGATAACCAGTTCAATCTGCCCGCAGATTATGGTTCACTGGACTCTCGCTGGAATCGGAATCAAGTAGGCCCATTCATAAAACTGCTAAAGAAGTTTGTCAAAGACAGTCGTTTCGATGCCTTTTATCACTCGAACGAGAACTTATATCAAGAGGCTGTAAGTCGTTTTATGCCTATTTACAAAAGCATAGATACCCAATGGTATAATGATTTCTACGGGCAGAAGTCCAACGACCGGTTTCACATTATACTTTCAATGTCCAATGGCCCGGGAAATTACGGACCGAGTGTCACTGACAAGGAAAACGTACACAATGTCTTTTCAGTCATGGGAGCATGGGTTACCGATTCCGTAGGAATGGTTGTTTATCCGCCTGAATTAATCTTGCCGATCTTAATCCACGAATTCAACCATTCATTCATAAACTTCGACCCGGAAATGTTCCGCACAAGCGGAGAACAGATTTATGCTGCGGTTGGCGAACAGATGGCGCGCCAAGCCTATGGACAATGGTCTATTGTCCTTACCGAAGCAATGGTACGCGCGGCAGTCATAAAATACATGAAAGACCATAACTTCCCGGCTGTCGAAATCACCAAAGAAACCGTCATACAAAAAACACGTGGCTTTGTCTGGATAAGCAAGCTGGTCGATGAACTCGAGAAGTATTCCTCTGACCGCACGACATACCCGACCCTCAACAGCTATATGCCGCGGCTGGCAGAAGCTTATACAGGCTTTGCCCAATATACCGCAAACTATGATTCTATCCGTCCCAAAGTAGTTTCGATCGACGAATTTACCAACGGCGATACAACCGTTCGGAGCGACATCAAAACTATTACTGTCCACTTCGACCGTCCTTTGGTGGGCCGCGGACACTCTTTCAATTATGGTCACCTCGGAATGGAAGCAATGCCTAAAATTATAAATGTCAACTACGCCAATGACAACCGTACCGTGATTATCGGAGTAGAATTGTTACCCGGGAAAGAGTATGGAATCACTCTTTTAGGACTCTCTTTCCGCACTCCGGAAGGAGATGCCATAAAACCCTACGAAATTTCTTTCAAGACGGCAGAGTGACACAAATTCTCTCTCATTGTCTGTGATCCAGGTAGTAAAAGGCAACCCCGTTTTGGACAAAAAGAGAAAGCAGATGACTGCATTAGCCTAAAATTGATTATCTTTGCACCCCAAAACGGAATATTATCAGAGTAATTGCTCTTTTTCAACTTTACAGGATTACTCTTCCATTTGATAGAAATACACAACTGATTGATAATATAAAAAAGACTATAATATTATGGCATTGCAATGTGGTATTGTCGGACTTCCAAATGTAGGTAAGTCAACACTTTTTAATTGTCTGTCCAATGCGAAAGCACAGGCGGCAAACTTCCCTTTCTGTACAATCGAACCGAACGTAGGCGTAATTACCGTGCCCGACGAACGTTTAAATAAACTGGCTGAACTGGTACACCCCAACCGCATCGTCCCCACAACAGTAGAAATCGTAGATATCGCCGGACTTGTGAAAGGTGCCAGCAAAGGTGAAGGACTGGGAAACAAGTTCCTGGCCAATATTCGGGAAACCGATGCCATCATTCACGTACTCCGTTGCTTCGACGATGACAATGTAACCCATGTGGACGGAAGTGTAAATCCGGTTCGTGACAAGGAAATCATCGATTACGAATTACAATTAAAAGACCTGGAAACCATCGAGAGCCGTATCCAGAAAGTACAAAAACAAGCTCAGACCGGAGGAGATAAAGCCGCTAAACAAGCTTATGACGTACTTGTTCAATTCAAGGATGCGTTGGAACAGGGCAAATCGGCGCGTACGGTAACGTTCGAAACAAAAGACGAACAGAAAATAGCGAAAGAATTGTTCTTACTCACCAGTAAACCCGTAATGTATGTTTGCAATGTGGACGAAGCAAGTGCGGTAAATGGAAACAAATACGTAGACATGGTACGTGAGGCAGTAAAGGACGAAGACGCCGAAATCCTGGTGGTAGCCGGAAAAACAGAAGCTGACATCGCCGAACTGGAAACCTACGAAGACCGTCAGATGTTTCTTGCCGAAATCGGCCTGGAAGAATCGGGTGTGGCACGTCTCATTAAATCGGCCTACAAACTGTTGAACCTGGAGACTTATTTCACTGCCGGTGTACAGGAAGTACGTGCCTGGACCTACGAAAAAGGATGGAAAGCTCCACAATGTGCCGGAGTGATCCATACCGACTTTGAGAAAGGTTTTATCCGTGCCGAAGTTATCAAATACGAAGACTTCCTTCAATATGGCTCGGAGGCTGCTGTCAAAGAAGCCGGAAAATTGGGTGTTGAAGGAAAAGAATACGTAGTACAGGATGGAGATATCATGCATTTCCGTTTCAATGTATAACTCATCCGGAATCATCTATTTTCATTCATAAACCGAAGAGGAAGGGTCATAACCCTTTTCACCACTGAGTAACACGGAGTATCACAGAGTTTTTTTAAAAACCAATAATCAACAACTTTAAATCTCCTCCGTGTTACTCAGCGTCCTCTGTGGTGAGTATCAACACCTCCTCCTGTTGTTATCCCTCCTCTCTTCCAACGAAAACTCCCGGTTTTCTACTACTATCTTCAAGCAAATCATTATCTTTGCGACCGGATATCATGCCTAACAAGCAACACATAAAATATCAATAAATATGGAAAGTACCAACAGACTTCGTTATCTTATCGCAGGAACCGGAGGCGTAGGCGGAAGTATAGCCGGCTTTCTGTCACTTGCCGGAAAAGACGTCACTTGCATTGCCCGTGGAGCACATCTGCAAGCAATACAACAAGACGGGCTCAAATTGAAATCAGATTTGAAAGGTGAACATGCTCTACGGATAAATGCCTGCACGGCAGAAGAATATAACGGAAAAGCTGATGTGATATTTGTATGTGTCAAAGGGTATTCCGTAGACTCTATCACAGAGCTTATCAAGCGGGCAGCCCACGACCGAACGATTGTAATTCCCATATTGAATGTATACGGCACAGGACCGCGCATCCAACGTCTCGTACCGGGAGTCACCGTACTGGACGGATGTATCTACATTGTAGGCTTTGTTTCCGGACCGGGCGAAATCACTCAGATGGGAACCATCTTTCGTCTGGTATATGGTGCACACCGGGGAATCCTTGTTCCGGCAGGGCTGATGGAGGCCGTACAGAGGGACTTGCAGGAAAGCGGCATCAAAGTAGAAATCTCTTCCGACATCAATCGGGATACCTTCATTAAATGGTCGTTTATTTCAGCCATGGCAGTCACCGGAGCTTATTTCGATGTCCCGATGGGAGAAGTTCAGAAACCCGGCAAAGTGCGCGATACTTTTATCGGACTCTCTACCGAGAGCGCTGCTCTGGGAAAGAAACTCGGAATTGAATTTAAAGAAGACATAGTCACATACAATCTGAAAGTAATTGATAAACTGGCTCCCGAAAGCACAGCATCCATGCAAAAAGATATAGCACGCGGACACGAATCAGAGGTACAAGGTCTGCTCTTTGACATGATAACAGCAGCCGAAGAGCAAGGTATCGATGTGCCTACTTATCGGGAAGTTGCTAAAAAATTCATCAAACAATAAAGAAATCAATATGAACAACCTTCTTTTATCTATCAACTGGAACCCAAATCCGGAATTATTTAATCTTTTCGGCATCTCAATCCGTTATTACGGACTATTGTGGGCTATCGGAATATTCTTTGCTTACATAGTGGTGCACTATCAATATCGTGATAAGAAGATAGACGAAAAGAAGTTCGAACCGCTTTTCTTTTACTGTTTTTTCGGCATCCTGATCGGGGCACGACTGGGACATTGCCTGTTCTATGATCCGGGATATTACCTGAATCATTTTTGGGAAATGATACTTCCGGTTAAATTTCTTCCGGGAGGTGGATGGAAATTCACGGGTTATGAAGGACTGGCCAGTCATGGAGGTACCCTCGGGCTGATCATTTCTCTCTGGCTCTATTGCCGCAAAACGAAAATGAATTATATGGATGTGGTAGATATGATTGCCGTAGCCACTCCTATTACGGCATGTTTCATTCGCCTTGCCAATCTGATGAATTCCGAAATCATAGGTAAGGTAACCGATGTATCCTGGGCATTCGTTTTCGAACGGGTAGACATGCAACCACGGCATCCGGCACAACTTTATGAAGCAATCGCCTATTTTATCCTCTTCCTGGTAATGATGTTCCTCTATAAGAACTATAGCAAAAAACTACATCGGGGGTTCTTCTTCGGACTTTGCCTGACAGCTATCTTCACTTTCCGCTTCTTTGTAGAATTCCTGAAAGAAAATCAGGTGGATTTCGAAAATAGCATGGCACTGAACATGGGTCAATGGTTAAGCATCCCGTTCGTAATTATCGGCATTTACTTTATGTTTTTCTACGGAAAGAAAAAGAGTGTAAAATGAAACATATAATTGATATTAAAACCTGGGAAAGAAAAGAAAATTATGAATTTTTCCTTGGTTTCCAGAATCCCACTATCTCCATTACTTCAGAAGTAGAATGTTCGGGTGCTAGAACACGTGCCAAAGCCGCCGGAGAATCCTTCTTCCTGCACTACCTTTATGCCGTGTTGCGTGCTGTCAATGAAATCAAAGAGTTCCGATTCCGCATTGATTCTGAAGGACGGGTAGTTTATTTCGATACAGTGGATATGCTGACTCCCATTAAAGTGGCAGATAACGGACGTTTTTTTACTGTACGACTTCCCTGGTATCCTGATTTTAAGACTTTCTACACAGAAGCCAAAGCCATCATTAGCGGAATAGATCCGGATAAAGATCCTTATGAAGCAGAAAAGACAGGAGGTAGTGATTTACTGGATGTAGTGCTCCTCAGCGCTACTCCCGATTTATATTTCACCTCACTGACTTGTACGCAGGAACATCGTCACGGTGGTAATTACCCGTTAATGAATGCGGGTAAAGCCGTTATAAGAGGTGGTGTATTAGTGATGCCCATCGCTATGACCATTCATCATGGATTTATAGACGGACATCACTTATCCCTGTTTTATAAAAAGGTGGAAGAGTTTCTTAAATAATTATTTTCCCCTGACTATCTTTTTGATATCATTCAGTTTGTTTAATGCCTCAATCGGAGTAAGATTATTCACATCCAGATGAAGTATTTCATCCCGGATCTGACACAAGATCGGGTCATCAAGCTGAAAGAAACTCAACTGCATACCTCCGCGATTCTCACTGACTTCTGCCAGCGGCTTACCCGAAATTCCCTGCTGGCGGTTGTCAGATTCGAGTTGCTTCAGAATTTCATTGGCACGTTTCACAATACTTTTAGGCATGCCTGCCATCTTGGCCACATGGATACCGAACGAGTGCTCACTTCCGCCCCTTTCAAGTTTCCGGAGGAAAATAACTTTGTTATCCACCTCCTTAACCGATACGTTATAATTCTTAATACGCTTAAAGGATTTCTCCATTTCGTTCAGTTCATGGTAGTGAGTAGCAAAAAGTGTACGTGCCTTTGCCTTCGGATGCTCATGGATATACTCTACAATAGCCCAAGCTATGGATATTCCGTCGTAAGTAGAAGTTCCGCGTCCCAATTCATCGAACAGGACAAGGCTTCGGGAAGAAATATTATTCAGAATATCAGACGCTTCATTCATCTCGACCATAAAAGTAGATTCTCCTACAGAGATATTGTCACTGGCACCGACCCGAGTAAAAATCTTATCTACCAATCCGATATGAGCGCTTTCGGCCGGAACGAACGAACCAATCTGGGCAAGCAGGGTGATCAATGCAGTCTGCCTTAACAGGGCCGACTTACCGGCCATATTCGGACCGGTAATAATGATAACCTGCTGGGTAGCGTTATCCAACAACACATCGTTAGCTATATATTTTTCTCCGATAGGCAGTTGCTTTTCAATTACCGGATGCCGCCCCTGACGAATATCCAATACATCATTATCTTCAATCACCGGGCGGATATAATTGTTCTCTTTGGCTACATTGGCAAATGAAAGCAGGCAGTCAATGCGGGCTATCTGGTTAGCATTGATCTGGATGGCAGGTATAAATTCACTCAATGCCTGTACAAGTTCTGTATACAGGCGAGTCTCCAATACCAGGATCTTGTCTTCGGCACCCAGAATTTTCTCTTCATATTCTTTCAGTTCCTGAGTGATATAACGCTCCGCATTTACCAACGTCTGCTTACGTATCCACTCTTGCGGCACTTTATCTTTATGCACATTCCGCACTTCAATATAGTATCCGAAAACACTGTTATAAGCAATCTTCAAACTAGGTATTCCTGTCAGTTCACTTTCACGTTGCTGTATCTTAAGCAGATAATCTTTGCCAGAATAAGCAATCTGCCGAAGCTCATCCAATTCCGTATCTACACCATCTTTTATGACTCCCCCCTTATTTATCAACAGAGGAGGATCATTATTAATCTCTTTTTCAATCCGGTCACGAATAGAAATACAAAGATTCAACTGCTCACCGATTCGGTTCAAACTCGGATTATCGGCCTGTTGACAAGCCTCTTTAATAGGTTCAATTGCTTGTAAAGCAACTTTTAACTGTACTACCTCACGAGGAGAAACACGCCCGACGGCTACTTTTGAAATGATACGTTCCAAATCTCCGATCCGATGCAGTTCGTCTTCAATCAACTCCCTGAAATCCGGTTTACGAAAGAAGTATTCTACTACATTCAGCCGGTCATTAATGGGTTTCTCATCTTTTAAAGGAAATACCATCCAACGCTTCAACAGACGGGCTCCCATAGGACTGATAGTCTTGTCAATAACATGAAGCAAACTGCTGCCACCATCGTTCATGCTACCGATCAACTCCAGGCTGCGCACTGTAAATTTATCAAGACGCACATATTTGTCTTCCTCGATACGTGCCAGCGAAGTGATATGTCCTACCTGTGTATGTTCCGTCATATCCAGATATTGCAGGATAGCTCCGGAAGCTATAATACCATTCTTGAGATGCTCAACCCCGAATCCTTTCAGATTCTTTGTTTCAAAATGCTTCAGCAACTTCTCCCGGGAACTGGATTCGGTAAATACCCAATCATCCAGTTCAAAAGTAAAGAACTTACTTCCGAAATTTCCCTCAAACATTCCGCGTTTCCCACGTTCGAAAAGAATCTCTTTCGGAGCAAAATTATTCAGCAGCTTATCTACATAGTCAAAAGGTCCTTCAGCCGTCAGGAACTCTCCGGTAGAAATATCCAGAAATGCAATACCACAAGCCGATTTTCCAAAATGAACAGCTGCCAGAAAGTTATTTTCCTTATAATTTAAGACATTATCATTGATCGAAACACCCGGAGTAACTAACTCCGTAATGCCACGCTTCACCAATTTCTTCGTTGTCTTAGGATCTTCAAGCTGGTCACATATGGCCACCCGCTTACCTGCACGGATCAATTTCGGCAGGTATGTATCTAACGCATGATGCGGAAATCCCGCCATCTCAACGGTTTTACCCTTTCCATTGGCACGTTTTGTGAGAGTAATTCCTAATATTTCAGCTGCAATAATCGCATCGGTAGAATAAGTTTCATAGAAGTCTCCGCACCGGAACAGCATCACTGCATCCGGATGCTTAGCCTTCAGGTCAAGAAACTGTTTCATCATCGGGGTTAATTCAATATCATTGCTCACGGATAGTCTTCTTTTTAAGTTCATAAATAACAAGGCAAAGATAGCGGTTTCCCTCAAATCTACCTATCCTAACAGACAGTTTTACCATACCTAAAATAATGTATATTGATCGGTCTGCCCCTTATTCCGATAATAAGTTTGGCTATCATCATTTCTAAATAAACCTTTCAAAAAGAGTCTGTTTTATTAATAACTTTATTATATCCTTTAAAATATATTATAAAACACCGATTTTTATCCGAATTACTTGCTATTTTCGCAGGAAGTCGTACCTTTGCAATGTGTTTTTCATAGTATTAGATTTAAGGTTAACAAAGGTTGGAGCAAGGCGTTGCTCCTTTTTTTATGCCCATATCCCAACATCCTCCCAACCGGAAGAAGTATGAATCACAACAGTCTCCGATCCACCCCAAATATAGAATTTCAGAGCTTTCAACACTTAACAAATCACATTATTTTCTTAAAACGTGTTATAAAACATACTAATTTACTTGGTTTATTTGCTATTTTCGCAGAAAGCCGTACCTTTGCAACTGTGTTTTTCATAGTATTAGATTTAAGGTTAACAAAGGTTGGAGCAAGGCGTTGCTCCTTTTTTTATGCCCGTACTTATCTATCCCCCTCCATAAGGCTTCTCTAAAAAAGCTTTTAAAACCTTAACGTTTGGTCGGTTAATGATTTCCCGATAATTTAAATACCTATATTAGATCCCTTAATTAATCCGTTACACAATACAATTATGAAAAACAAATCCGCCTGTTTCTTTGTACTCTCCCTGTTTGTCTGCTCCATGTTTACTTCATGTAACAAAGAATCTACTACCGAATGTCAGACTATCGACTTCTCTACCCTTTTTGACGGCCAACCGGAAAAGATCCCTTTGAAAGAATGGGCAAAATCCATACACTTTGTCCAATTAGAAACCAATGATTCCATACTGATAGGTAATATCCGCGCAACAATCCTACATAAAGACAAAATACTGGTACATCACAATAATTTATCCCTTTTCGATCTGTCGGGCAAATTTATTTGTAACATAGGTAGCAAAGGAGGAGGTCCCACCGAATATAGCGGCATTAATAATGCTTGGACAGATGATGAAGGCATTCACATTTTCGACATAGACAACAAAATTAAAACATATAACTGGAACGGAAAATGGATAAAGACCGAACCTATCCCGGAAAGCAATATCAAAGAAGTATTTCCCCTTGCATCAGGTAATAATATAAAAGCCGGTTATATACAGAATATTACCGGAAATGAACCTCACAAAATTTACCTATTCAAAGACAGCACCATCCTGGCTAAAATACCCTATGGCAAATCCTTTCAAAAAGGAGAGATGACAATGGTATTCTACAATGAATGCTATCCATTCCATGCAGATGGCCGGACTTTCTTTAAAGAGATGTTCAACGATACCATTTTTTCCATCGATAATCAATATCAACCCATTCCACGTTGGTACATTGAATTAGGAAAATACAAAATAGCAGAAGATGCCCGCTACACATTAACCGATCCCAGAAAAAGTGTCTTTGACAATGCAGCGACTTTAACTCCCATCGGGAAATGGGATAATAAACTTTTCTTTTCTGCAAGGGCCAATAAACAGAATTATCTTTTTTACTATGACCTGAAAGAAAAGAAATCCAATAGCATTCAAATTTCTTACCCGGAAAATTCATTCGCCATACCGGAAGAACATTCATTCATACCTAAGTGTATGTCTGACGACGGAAAATATCTGATTTCGTATGAAATACAAGAGAATGATGAAAATCCGGTGATCATATTAGCGGAAAAATAATAAAGAAATCGGGATATAGTCTTTGTAAACTATATCCCGATTCGTTATCCTTTCAGCACATCTTCGTGCTCAAACCTATTGAATGAATGTCATCATTTTTATCTTTTGAGTAATCATATACCTAATCGATGATTACAAATATAAATACTAAAATTTAAATTATCAACAAATATAAGATTTTTATTTTCTGATTCTTCCTTTTCATACCTATTTTGTTTTTTAGCTATCTTCGTGGTTATCTGAAAATAATCATGTAAATTTGCTCCCTCATATAAAGCATATATTATAAATCACTATAAACAAAAGGTTATCGCTATGGAATATAAT containing:
- a CDS encoding DUF4932 domain-containing protein is translated as MRKITLIMFTLLICAAQQVKAQTDSMLIRPTVDKRVELLSIIFRLTGNPEYNRNDFKLYTDRIESHFSPYKNHELISFARSLVKTDGVSYDAVMSMAINLDNQFNLPADYGSLDSRWNRNQVGPFIKLLKKFVKDSRFDAFYHSNENLYQEAVSRFMPIYKSIDTQWYNDFYGQKSNDRFHIILSMSNGPGNYGPSVTDKENVHNVFSVMGAWVTDSVGMVVYPPELILPILIHEFNHSFINFDPEMFRTSGEQIYAAVGEQMARQAYGQWSIVLTEAMVRAAVIKYMKDHNFPAVEITKETVIQKTRGFVWISKLVDELEKYSSDRTTYPTLNSYMPRLAEAYTGFAQYTANYDSIRPKVVSIDEFTNGDTTVRSDIKTITVHFDRPLVGRGHSFNYGHLGMEAMPKIINVNYANDNRTVIIGVELLPGKEYGITLLGLSFRTPEGDAIKPYEISFKTAE
- the ychF gene encoding redox-regulated ATPase YchF; its protein translation is MALQCGIVGLPNVGKSTLFNCLSNAKAQAANFPFCTIEPNVGVITVPDERLNKLAELVHPNRIVPTTVEIVDIAGLVKGASKGEGLGNKFLANIRETDAIIHVLRCFDDDNVTHVDGSVNPVRDKEIIDYELQLKDLETIESRIQKVQKQAQTGGDKAAKQAYDVLVQFKDALEQGKSARTVTFETKDEQKIAKELFLLTSKPVMYVCNVDEASAVNGNKYVDMVREAVKDEDAEILVVAGKTEADIAELETYEDRQMFLAEIGLEESGVARLIKSAYKLLNLETYFTAGVQEVRAWTYEKGWKAPQCAGVIHTDFEKGFIRAEVIKYEDFLQYGSEAAVKEAGKLGVEGKEYVVQDGDIMHFRFNV
- a CDS encoding ketopantoate reductase family protein, with product MESTNRLRYLIAGTGGVGGSIAGFLSLAGKDVTCIARGAHLQAIQQDGLKLKSDLKGEHALRINACTAEEYNGKADVIFVCVKGYSVDSITELIKRAAHDRTIVIPILNVYGTGPRIQRLVPGVTVLDGCIYIVGFVSGPGEITQMGTIFRLVYGAHRGILVPAGLMEAVQRDLQESGIKVEISSDINRDTFIKWSFISAMAVTGAYFDVPMGEVQKPGKVRDTFIGLSTESAALGKKLGIEFKEDIVTYNLKVIDKLAPESTASMQKDIARGHESEVQGLLFDMITAAEEQGIDVPTYREVAKKFIKQ
- the lgt gene encoding prolipoprotein diacylglyceryl transferase — translated: MNNLLLSINWNPNPELFNLFGISIRYYGLLWAIGIFFAYIVVHYQYRDKKIDEKKFEPLFFYCFFGILIGARLGHCLFYDPGYYLNHFWEMILPVKFLPGGGWKFTGYEGLASHGGTLGLIISLWLYCRKTKMNYMDVVDMIAVATPITACFIRLANLMNSEIIGKVTDVSWAFVFERVDMQPRHPAQLYEAIAYFILFLVMMFLYKNYSKKLHRGFFFGLCLTAIFTFRFFVEFLKENQVDFENSMALNMGQWLSIPFVIIGIYFMFFYGKKKSVK
- a CDS encoding chloramphenicol acetyltransferase — protein: MKHIIDIKTWERKENYEFFLGFQNPTISITSEVECSGARTRAKAAGESFFLHYLYAVLRAVNEIKEFRFRIDSEGRVVYFDTVDMLTPIKVADNGRFFTVRLPWYPDFKTFYTEAKAIISGIDPDKDPYEAEKTGGSDLLDVVLLSATPDLYFTSLTCTQEHRHGGNYPLMNAGKAVIRGGVLVMPIAMTIHHGFIDGHHLSLFYKKVEEFLK
- the mutS gene encoding DNA mismatch repair protein MutS, with the protein product MSNDIELTPMMKQFLDLKAKHPDAVMLFRCGDFYETYSTDAIIAAEILGITLTKRANGKGKTVEMAGFPHHALDTYLPKLIRAGKRVAICDQLEDPKTTKKLVKRGITELVTPGVSINDNVLNYKENNFLAAVHFGKSACGIAFLDISTGEFLTAEGPFDYVDKLLNNFAPKEILFERGKRGMFEGNFGSKFFTFELDDWVFTESSSREKLLKHFETKNLKGFGVEHLKNGIIASGAILQYLDMTEHTQVGHITSLARIEEDKYVRLDKFTVRSLELIGSMNDGGSSLLHVIDKTISPMGARLLKRWMVFPLKDEKPINDRLNVVEYFFRKPDFRELIEDELHRIGDLERIISKVAVGRVSPREVVQLKVALQAIEPIKEACQQADNPSLNRIGEQLNLCISIRDRIEKEINNDPPLLINKGGVIKDGVDTELDELRQIAYSGKDYLLKIQQRESELTGIPSLKIAYNSVFGYYIEVRNVHKDKVPQEWIRKQTLVNAERYITQELKEYEEKILGAEDKILVLETRLYTELVQALSEFIPAIQINANQIARIDCLLSFANVAKENNYIRPVIEDNDVLDIRQGRHPVIEKQLPIGEKYIANDVLLDNATQQVIIITGPNMAGKSALLRQTALITLLAQIGSFVPAESAHIGLVDKIFTRVGASDNISVGESTFMVEMNEASDILNNISSRSLVLFDELGRGTSTYDGISIAWAIVEYIHEHPKAKARTLFATHYHELNEMEKSFKRIKNYNVSVKEVDNKVIFLRKLERGGSEHSFGIHVAKMAGMPKSIVKRANEILKQLESDNRQQGISGKPLAEVSENRGGMQLSFFQLDDPILCQIRDEILHLDVNNLTPIEALNKLNDIKKIVRGK
- a CDS encoding 6-bladed beta-propeller, which translates into the protein MKNKSACFFVLSLFVCSMFTSCNKESTTECQTIDFSTLFDGQPEKIPLKEWAKSIHFVQLETNDSILIGNIRATILHKDKILVHHNNLSLFDLSGKFICNIGSKGGGPTEYSGINNAWTDDEGIHIFDIDNKIKTYNWNGKWIKTEPIPESNIKEVFPLASGNNIKAGYIQNITGNEPHKIYLFKDSTILAKIPYGKSFQKGEMTMVFYNECYPFHADGRTFFKEMFNDTIFSIDNQYQPIPRWYIELGKYKIAEDARYTLTDPRKSVFDNAATLTPIGKWDNKLFFSARANKQNYLFYYDLKEKKSNSIQISYPENSFAIPEEHSFIPKCMSDDGKYLISYEIQENDENPVIILAEK